The proteins below are encoded in one region of Hyalangium ruber:
- a CDS encoding restriction endonuclease fold toxin 5 domain-containing protein, whose protein sequence is MAPRLAVVFLLVLSACSTPRGVRLDTGQGAPRQYVPPTRDRFVEVDADAFEQALSRLVLEAPLTLRPAPKGGLVRASYSADPGQPSWQHWMRKSLGGVCGVGQPKDGCLSLLDDVMGLSEGDKLAVALGLSLEPMRQGIAEAVEDTLAPQLFYAAIATSLVTWVVLAANPEPVFTKAAAIVSAVMLVYLGVDAFLDVLKASFELKRATDRATTFEELEEASQRYGSAVGPRFARAFILAVTVLVSRGTAVGASGLASRLPLLPHFSEASALGASQLGIRLAQVGQVSAVAVVEGTLVISLAPTAVAMAAMGPGDGGARAPPAEGPGEWVQVDESMSESARGYQAQVTGAPKGYAYRVKAGGKEADFDGYQEGVLLEAKGPHLARFIDDTLEPKSFFKGADKLLEQAERQIMTARGTPIRWIVAEEKFAAALRKLFGRAGLKIQVVHVPPAP, encoded by the coding sequence ATGGCTCCTCGGCTGGCGGTTGTTTTTCTGCTGGTTCTCTCCGCGTGTAGCACCCCGCGCGGGGTGCGGCTGGACACGGGCCAGGGGGCGCCAAGGCAGTACGTCCCCCCTACCCGGGACAGGTTCGTGGAGGTGGACGCGGATGCGTTCGAGCAGGCGCTGTCGCGGCTGGTGCTGGAGGCGCCCCTGACGCTCCGCCCCGCTCCGAAAGGCGGGCTGGTGCGCGCCTCCTACTCGGCCGACCCAGGGCAGCCATCCTGGCAGCACTGGATGCGCAAGAGCTTGGGCGGGGTGTGCGGGGTGGGCCAGCCGAAGGACGGGTGCCTGTCGCTCTTGGATGACGTGATGGGCCTGAGTGAAGGGGACAAGCTGGCGGTGGCCCTGGGCCTGTCGCTCGAGCCCATGCGCCAGGGCATCGCCGAGGCCGTGGAGGACACCCTGGCGCCCCAGCTCTTCTACGCCGCCATCGCCACGAGCCTGGTGACCTGGGTGGTGTTGGCGGCAAACCCCGAGCCGGTGTTCACGAAGGCGGCGGCGATCGTCTCGGCGGTGATGCTGGTGTACCTGGGGGTGGATGCCTTCCTGGATGTGCTGAAGGCGAGCTTCGAGCTGAAGCGGGCCACTGACAGGGCTACCACCTTCGAGGAGCTGGAGGAGGCCAGCCAACGTTACGGCAGCGCGGTGGGGCCCCGGTTCGCCCGCGCCTTCATCCTCGCGGTGACGGTGCTGGTGAGCCGAGGCACGGCGGTGGGCGCCTCGGGGCTGGCCTCGCGGCTTCCCCTGCTGCCCCACTTCTCGGAGGCGTCGGCGCTGGGGGCCTCGCAGCTGGGCATCCGGCTGGCGCAGGTGGGACAGGTGAGCGCGGTGGCGGTGGTGGAGGGCACCCTCGTCATCTCCCTGGCGCCCACGGCGGTGGCCATGGCCGCCATGGGCCCTGGCGACGGAGGCGCACGAGCGCCCCCCGCCGAAGGTCCTGGGGAGTGGGTGCAGGTGGACGAGTCCATGTCCGAGAGTGCCCGCGGCTACCAGGCGCAGGTGACGGGCGCCCCCAAAGGGTATGCCTATCGCGTCAAGGCAGGCGGCAAGGAGGCGGACTTCGATGGCTATCAGGAAGGCGTGCTGCTGGAAGCCAAGGGGCCCCATCTCGCGCGGTTCATCGACGACACGCTCGAGCCGAAGAGCTTCTTCAAGGGCGCGGACAAGCTCCTCGAACAGGCCGAGCGCCAGATCATGACCGCCCGGGGCACTCCCATCCGATGGATTGTCGCCGAGGAGAAGTTCGCCGCCGCGCTGCGCAAGCTGTTCGGGCGGGCCGGACTCAAGATCCAGGTCGTCCACGTTCCTCCCGCTCCATAA
- a CDS encoding serine/threonine-protein kinase → MGGTTLPLAPDAFSGRMLGKYEVLCRLSTGGMAEIFLAAQRGLAGFRKLVVLKQILPDIKGEEEFVRMFLDEARVTAVFNHPHIAQVYDLDVADGELFLAMEFVQGATLVEVAKACRAANEPIPIGLSLAAARDTALALHYAHTFTDPLGRPASVIHRDVAEKNIMVTYEGVTKLLDFGIAKNLARKSRTQVGMVKGTSGYMSPEQILGEPLDPRSDLFSLGVVLHECLTGLRLFHAKNPMEGAGAVLQGQVPAPSRSNKSVPPELDAIVLRTLSRKREDRYASTLEFARALERAVGPLIWHPEQNAELIRRLFSERREQTRQLLMAGQALSGDATGEVRVSQIFSLAAFQQAPVQPEESTAPGLPQITPALNARPVASPALTALPTVKQPPPQPPPPPEPPKTPTPSKGAPAPRRHTSGMVQTPPASPESGAVRRPVFEPLPQKRSVTTPLPVNDALPPPPPPPDNTGNGSVPAWKDGNATRAAPPEEPQPRSEGRGRTLSRETSVARAPASERGEGRGRPSRLDMRAAEPPPPPARASEPEVESDEESTTQDVSPRDSRSGSGRPRSTSSERVYPPGNARNARRRAPTPPPEEEESGQAEIITHPVPAYRVEDAPPEDTNETHIPESEDGLSAITTPGDPPQREPRRWGLWLALACVGLLLVGGGLVVGLGLDGGRLQALASPPPATVPGTPEPVKPSTPPKSAAELTAQAPPPPANPPTPVTPPATPPPPAVTATSIAPAEEVKPSTPPVEPSVPKPDETPEPVAAVTPEPEEEEDEPAQQTRKPTRPPPPKRTPKRDTKAVEAEPPPSDWAPVEDKKDEAPASADSTGTFTLVTDPYAKVYLGKRYLGDTPLFKISLPSGKHSLRLVGPDGQNLRLPVEVKAGETTAVRIELNTLARE, encoded by the coding sequence ATGGGTGGGACGACGCTGCCGCTCGCCCCGGACGCCTTCAGCGGCCGGATGCTGGGCAAATACGAGGTGCTCTGCCGCCTGTCCACGGGCGGGATGGCGGAGATTTTCCTCGCTGCCCAACGCGGCCTCGCCGGCTTCCGCAAGCTCGTGGTGCTCAAGCAGATCCTCCCGGACATCAAGGGCGAGGAGGAGTTCGTCCGGATGTTCCTGGACGAGGCCCGCGTCACCGCCGTCTTCAACCACCCGCACATCGCCCAGGTGTATGACCTGGACGTCGCCGACGGTGAGCTGTTCCTGGCCATGGAGTTCGTCCAGGGCGCCACGCTGGTGGAGGTTGCCAAGGCGTGCCGCGCCGCCAACGAGCCCATCCCCATCGGCCTGAGCCTGGCCGCCGCGCGCGACACGGCCCTGGCGCTGCACTACGCGCACACCTTCACGGACCCGCTCGGCCGCCCCGCCTCCGTCATCCACCGGGACGTGGCCGAGAAGAACATCATGGTGACGTACGAGGGCGTCACCAAGCTGCTCGACTTCGGCATCGCCAAGAACCTGGCCCGCAAGAGCCGCACCCAGGTGGGCATGGTGAAGGGCACCAGCGGCTACATGTCCCCGGAGCAGATCCTCGGCGAGCCGCTCGACCCGCGCAGTGACTTGTTCAGCCTGGGCGTGGTGCTGCACGAGTGCCTCACCGGCCTGCGCCTGTTCCACGCCAAGAACCCCATGGAGGGCGCCGGCGCGGTGCTGCAGGGCCAGGTGCCGGCCCCCTCGCGCAGCAACAAGTCGGTGCCGCCGGAGCTGGACGCCATCGTGCTGCGGACGCTCTCGCGCAAGCGCGAGGACCGCTATGCCTCCACGCTGGAGTTCGCCCGCGCCCTGGAGCGCGCGGTGGGCCCGCTCATCTGGCACCCCGAGCAGAACGCCGAGCTGATCCGCCGCCTGTTCTCCGAGCGGCGCGAGCAGACCCGACAGCTGTTGATGGCCGGCCAGGCGCTGAGCGGAGACGCCACCGGCGAGGTGCGCGTCTCGCAGATCTTCTCCCTCGCCGCCTTCCAGCAGGCGCCCGTGCAGCCGGAGGAGAGCACCGCGCCCGGCCTGCCGCAGATCACCCCCGCGCTGAACGCGCGCCCGGTGGCCTCCCCCGCGCTGACGGCGCTCCCCACGGTGAAGCAGCCGCCGCCCCAGCCGCCCCCTCCGCCCGAGCCCCCGAAGACGCCGACGCCCTCCAAGGGCGCGCCCGCCCCGCGCCGCCACACCAGCGGCATGGTCCAGACGCCGCCCGCCTCCCCGGAGTCCGGCGCCGTGCGCCGGCCCGTGTTCGAGCCGCTGCCGCAGAAGCGCTCCGTCACCACGCCGCTGCCGGTGAACGATGCCCTGCCGCCTCCACCGCCTCCGCCGGACAACACGGGCAACGGGAGCGTTCCAGCCTGGAAGGACGGGAACGCCACGCGCGCCGCCCCTCCCGAGGAGCCCCAGCCGCGCTCCGAGGGCCGCGGGCGCACCCTGTCCCGCGAGACGAGCGTCGCACGCGCGCCTGCCTCCGAGCGGGGTGAGGGCCGAGGTCGTCCCTCCCGCCTGGACATGCGCGCCGCGGAGCCACCTCCCCCTCCGGCGCGAGCCTCGGAGCCCGAGGTGGAGTCGGACGAGGAGAGCACCACGCAGGACGTCAGCCCTCGCGACTCACGCTCGGGCTCAGGCCGTCCGAGGTCGACCTCCAGCGAGCGCGTCTACCCTCCTGGCAATGCCCGGAACGCCCGGCGCCGTGCCCCCACGCCTCCCCCGGAAGAAGAGGAGTCCGGCCAGGCCGAAATCATCACCCACCCCGTGCCCGCGTACCGGGTGGAGGACGCGCCGCCCGAGGACACCAACGAGACGCACATCCCCGAGTCCGAGGACGGGCTGAGCGCCATCACCACGCCGGGCGATCCCCCCCAACGGGAGCCTCGGCGCTGGGGGCTGTGGCTCGCTCTGGCCTGCGTGGGGCTGCTGCTGGTGGGTGGAGGTCTCGTCGTCGGGCTCGGCCTGGATGGAGGCCGTCTCCAGGCCCTGGCCTCCCCGCCTCCCGCCACGGTTCCGGGCACCCCGGAGCCGGTGAAGCCGAGCACACCTCCCAAGTCCGCCGCCGAGCTCACGGCGCAGGCCCCCCCGCCGCCCGCCAACCCTCCGACTCCGGTCACCCCTCCGGCCACCCCCCCGCCGCCCGCGGTCACCGCCACCTCCATCGCTCCCGCCGAGGAGGTGAAGCCCTCCACCCCTCCCGTGGAGCCCTCCGTCCCGAAGCCGGACGAGACCCCCGAGCCCGTGGCGGCCGTCACCCCGGAGCCGGAGGAGGAGGAGGACGAGCCGGCCCAGCAGACCCGCAAGCCGACGCGTCCCCCGCCCCCCAAGCGCACCCCCAAGCGGGACACGAAGGCCGTGGAGGCCGAGCCGCCGCCGAGCGACTGGGCGCCCGTGGAGGACAAGAAGGACGAGGCCCCCGCCTCCGCGGACAGCACGGGCACCTTCACCCTGGTCACCGACCCGTACGCCAAGGTGTACCTGGGCAAGCGCTACCTGGGCGACACCCCGCTCTTCAAGATCAGCCTGCCGTCGGGCAAGCACTCGCTACGGCTGGTCGGCCCGGATGGGCAGAACCTACGGCTGCCGGTGGAAGTGAAGGCCGGAGAGACGACGGCCGTGCGCATCGAGCTCAACACCCTCGCTCGGGAATAG
- a CDS encoding head GIN domain-containing protein yields the protein MKPLRIALAVPALLFSACAFAQTVGNGVSREDSRQVEDFDGVSVSQGLKAQVKVGPKEVRVSGDENLVALVRTEVVDGKLVVRLEKNSRIRSTSGLRITLSSPKITSVEASGGAEVEAEASSSQAFAAEASGGSEISVRNVDAKQLAVEASGGAEVKLQGRAESLTVEASGGSQVHGQDLSNLQAMTVDASGGSQVEANPSDRVVAELSGGSTVHVNSAPSQRVVSSSGGSRVLFRK from the coding sequence ATGAAGCCGCTGCGCATTGCCCTGGCCGTTCCCGCCCTGCTGTTCTCCGCCTGTGCCTTCGCCCAGACCGTGGGCAACGGCGTCTCCCGCGAGGACTCGCGCCAGGTGGAGGACTTCGACGGGGTCAGCGTGAGCCAGGGCCTGAAGGCCCAGGTGAAGGTAGGTCCCAAGGAGGTCCGCGTCTCCGGAGACGAGAACCTCGTGGCCCTGGTACGCACCGAGGTGGTGGACGGCAAGTTGGTGGTGCGCCTGGAGAAGAACTCGCGGATTCGCTCCACCTCGGGGCTGCGCATCACCCTCTCCAGCCCGAAAATCACCAGCGTGGAGGCCAGCGGCGGCGCCGAGGTCGAGGCGGAGGCCAGCTCCTCGCAGGCCTTCGCGGCCGAGGCCAGCGGGGGCAGTGAAATCTCCGTGCGCAACGTGGACGCGAAGCAACTGGCGGTGGAGGCCAGCGGCGGCGCCGAGGTGAAGCTCCAGGGGCGCGCCGAGTCCCTCACGGTGGAGGCCAGCGGCGGCTCCCAGGTCCACGGCCAGGACCTGTCGAACCTCCAGGCGATGACGGTGGATGCCAGCGGCGGCTCCCAGGTGGAGGCCAACCCCTCCGACCGCGTGGTGGCCGAGCTGTCCGGCGGCAGCACCGTCCACGTGAACAGCGCGCCGTCTCAGCGCGTGGTGTCCAGCTCCGGCGGCTCGCGGGTACTCTTCCGCAAGTAG
- a CDS encoding alkaline phosphatase D family protein — translation MAVVFPVKPVTVGPLVGHTTDTTVRLWGRGERPTASGGQFCYGVAQVLESGSTTPAQAAYFKLRPEDDFTGTVDFQGLRPGKPYAYRMGYFFSDVEQHLMLPALGLQLEGAISGVFRTARAPGSPEFSLVFGSCRHPTPGVEDGLPGVPERGDRIFGTILEQVEGGTPTDALLMVGDQIYADVRADDRTFAQYCARHRQAFIQPNLRRLMARVPTYMAMDDHEIADNWSMDRLNDPKLSEAERAANKGRFLSAIEAYRCYQVVHSPALKRVNEQGATNAITELWYTFQSGPAHFFVMDVRTERFNRAQPPQLISARQMQAVRAWMAAHKGELKFVVTAVPFYPDVKLGGLAMWERNDKWAGFMHQRQQLLDFMRDEGVRRTVFLSGDVHVSLWAELTSTSRPDFRAYSIISSAFNAPAFTPPEFIFEHTGILDGQADYVVSRHGGYTSASNFTRLTWKAPTLRVEVFERKGKRLHVSELNLDG, via the coding sequence ATGGCAGTCGTGTTTCCCGTGAAGCCGGTGACGGTGGGCCCCCTCGTGGGCCACACCACGGACACCACGGTGCGCTTGTGGGGCCGAGGCGAGCGCCCCACGGCCTCCGGGGGCCAGTTCTGCTACGGCGTGGCGCAGGTGCTCGAGTCCGGCTCCACCACGCCCGCCCAGGCCGCCTACTTCAAGCTGCGGCCGGAGGACGACTTCACCGGCACCGTGGACTTCCAGGGACTGCGGCCCGGCAAGCCCTACGCCTACCGCATGGGCTACTTCTTCTCGGATGTGGAGCAGCACCTCATGTTGCCGGCCCTGGGCCTGCAGCTGGAGGGCGCCATCTCCGGGGTGTTCCGCACCGCGCGCGCGCCGGGCAGCCCGGAGTTCTCCCTGGTGTTCGGCTCGTGCCGCCACCCCACGCCGGGCGTCGAGGACGGCCTGCCGGGGGTGCCCGAGCGCGGTGACCGCATCTTCGGCACCATCCTGGAGCAGGTGGAGGGCGGCACCCCCACGGACGCGTTGCTGATGGTGGGAGACCAGATCTACGCCGACGTGCGCGCCGATGACCGGACGTTCGCTCAGTACTGCGCCCGGCACCGGCAGGCCTTCATCCAGCCCAACCTGCGACGGCTGATGGCGCGCGTGCCCACGTACATGGCGATGGACGACCATGAGATCGCCGACAACTGGTCCATGGACAGGCTCAATGACCCGAAGCTCTCCGAGGCGGAGCGCGCGGCCAACAAGGGCCGCTTCCTGTCCGCCATCGAGGCGTACCGCTGCTATCAGGTGGTCCACAGCCCGGCGCTCAAGCGCGTCAACGAGCAGGGCGCCACCAACGCCATCACCGAGCTCTGGTACACGTTCCAGTCCGGGCCGGCGCACTTCTTCGTGATGGATGTGCGCACCGAGCGCTTCAACCGTGCCCAGCCACCGCAGCTCATCAGCGCGCGGCAGATGCAGGCGGTGCGGGCGTGGATGGCGGCCCACAAGGGGGAGCTGAAGTTCGTGGTGACGGCGGTGCCCTTCTACCCGGACGTGAAGCTGGGGGGCCTGGCCATGTGGGAGCGCAACGACAAGTGGGCGGGCTTCATGCACCAGCGCCAGCAGCTCCTGGACTTCATGCGCGACGAGGGCGTGCGGCGCACGGTGTTCCTCTCCGGAGACGTCCACGTGTCGCTGTGGGCCGAGCTCACGAGCACCTCGCGGCCCGACTTCCGCGCCTACTCCATCATCTCCTCGGCCTTCAACGCCCCGGCCTTCACGCCCCCCGAGTTCATCTTCGAGCACACGGGCATTCTCGACGGGCAGGCCGACTACGTCGTCAGCCGCCACGGGGGCTACACCTCGGCGAGCAACTTCACCCGCCTGACGTGGAAGGCGCCCACCCTGCGCGTCGAAGTGTTCGAGCGCAAGGGCAAGCGCCTGCACGTGTCCGAGCTCAACCTCGACGGGTAG
- a CDS encoding DofB protein → MTAGVRIDLIDRVLFARWVSPPTKEDVNALLTQSKAIRDRLGRPILYVASIDSKVKIPNAEERANLNHLLSEGRPIAEACHIIIEGNDLQNSLQRVIISGMLIVTRTYDDFLAVHKSAESVAPELARRLGKDAAPIIRLARERGLVT, encoded by the coding sequence GTGACTGCGGGAGTCCGGATAGACCTGATTGATCGGGTGCTGTTTGCCCGGTGGGTCAGTCCGCCCACGAAGGAGGACGTCAACGCGTTGCTCACCCAGAGCAAGGCGATTCGCGATCGGCTGGGCCGACCCATCCTGTATGTGGCCTCCATCGACTCGAAGGTGAAGATTCCGAACGCCGAGGAGCGCGCCAACCTCAACCACCTGTTGAGCGAGGGGCGCCCCATCGCCGAGGCGTGTCACATCATCATCGAGGGAAACGACCTGCAGAACAGCCTGCAGCGGGTCATCATCTCGGGGATGCTGATTGTCACCCGGACGTATGACGACTTCCTGGCGGTCCACAAGAGCGCCGAGTCGGTGGCGCCGGAGCTGGCACGGCGCCTGGGCAAGGACGCGGCGCCCATCATCCGGCTGGCGCGCGAGCGGGGCCTGGTGACGTAG
- the msrB gene encoding peptide-methionine (R)-S-oxide reductase MsrB yields the protein MNRRQTWWWAGLLVLPLVALAAGAGEKAPNAQPKPATSTAPANPDRVNKSEEEWRKQLTPQQFHVLREQGTERAFTGKYWDHHEAGTYHCAACGHPLFSSETKFDSGTGWPSYWQPLNPGAVTLHEDTSFFMTRTEVVCARCGGHLGHVFNDGPEPTGLRYCINSVSLSFKKKP from the coding sequence ATGAACCGACGACAGACGTGGTGGTGGGCTGGCCTGCTCGTACTTCCGCTGGTGGCCCTGGCGGCGGGGGCCGGCGAGAAGGCCCCGAACGCGCAGCCCAAGCCGGCCACCAGCACCGCTCCGGCCAACCCCGACCGGGTGAACAAGTCCGAGGAGGAGTGGCGCAAGCAGCTCACCCCCCAGCAGTTCCACGTGCTGCGGGAGCAGGGCACCGAGCGCGCCTTCACTGGCAAGTACTGGGACCACCACGAGGCGGGCACCTACCACTGTGCCGCGTGTGGCCATCCGCTCTTCTCCTCGGAGACCAAGTTCGACTCGGGCACCGGCTGGCCCAGCTACTGGCAGCCCCTCAACCCCGGCGCGGTGACACTCCACGAGGACACCAGCTTCTTCATGACCCGCACCGAGGTGGTGTGCGCGCGCTGCGGCGGGCACCTCGGCCACGTCTTCAATGACGGACCCGAGCCCACGGGGCTGCGCTACTGCATCAACTCCGTGTCCCTGTCCTTCAAGAAGAAGCCCTGA
- a CDS encoding acyltransferase, translated as MDELEARRREQHKLRLSWMPWLYFSLKPRHRKWAEAWQQEVQAHFMELETVQIAEGCFVAPQARLFAEPGRTLVIGPGCSIAADTFIHGPVVLGPSVSINARASLDGGAAGIHIGEGTRIATGATLYAFNHGLDPDRPIREQPVTSRGIRVGADVWIGANAGVTDGVTLGDHSVVAMGAVVTRDVPAWAIVAGVPARVVGDRRQKR; from the coding sequence ATGGACGAGCTCGAGGCCCGTCGTCGGGAGCAGCACAAGCTGCGGCTCTCGTGGATGCCGTGGCTGTATTTCTCGCTGAAGCCCCGCCACCGGAAGTGGGCGGAGGCCTGGCAGCAGGAGGTGCAGGCACACTTCATGGAGCTGGAGACGGTCCAGATCGCCGAGGGCTGCTTCGTGGCGCCCCAGGCGCGCCTGTTCGCCGAGCCCGGGCGCACCCTCGTCATCGGCCCGGGCTGTAGCATCGCGGCGGATACCTTCATCCACGGCCCGGTGGTGCTGGGGCCCAGCGTGAGCATCAACGCGCGGGCCAGCCTGGATGGAGGGGCCGCGGGCATCCACATCGGCGAGGGCACGCGCATCGCCACGGGCGCCACGCTCTACGCGTTCAACCACGGGTTGGATCCGGATCGCCCCATTCGGGAGCAGCCGGTGACGTCCCGAGGCATCCGGGTGGGCGCCGATGTGTGGATCGGCGCCAACGCGGGCGTCACCGATGGGGTGACGTTGGGAGACCACTCGGTGGTGGCCATGGGCGCCGTGGTGACGCGGGATGTGCCCGCGTGGGCCATCGTCGCGGGAGTGCCCGCGAGGGTGGTGGGAGACCGGCGCCAGAAGCGGTGA
- a CDS encoding aldo/keto reductase has product MNYRMLGRTGLYVSELCFGTMTFGGEGFWKAIGAQGQAEADKLVARSLDAGINFFDTADVYSNGVSEQLTGKALGARRKDVILATKVRGRTGPGVNDVGLSRGHIMDSVHASLRRLGTDYIDLYQIHGYDKVTPLDETMRALDDLVRQGKVRYLGASNLAAWQLMKTLGLSEHRHLSRFESLQAYYSIAGRDLERELVPLMQDQQLGLMVWSPLAGGFLSGKYRRNAQGPEGARRAVFDFPPVDKERAYNIIDVMDGIAKAHNVSVARVALAWLLHQQHVTTLIIGAKTSEQLEDNLAAPSLKLTPEQLAALNTASTLPPEYPGWMITRQNEDRIPKST; this is encoded by the coding sequence ATGAACTACCGCATGCTGGGCCGCACCGGCCTCTACGTATCGGAGTTGTGCTTCGGGACGATGACCTTTGGCGGAGAGGGCTTCTGGAAGGCCATCGGCGCCCAGGGCCAGGCCGAGGCCGACAAGCTCGTCGCCCGCAGCCTCGATGCCGGCATCAACTTCTTCGACACCGCGGACGTCTACTCCAACGGTGTCTCCGAGCAGCTGACCGGCAAGGCCCTGGGTGCCCGCCGCAAGGACGTCATCCTCGCCACCAAGGTGCGCGGCCGCACCGGCCCCGGCGTCAACGACGTGGGCCTGTCCCGGGGCCACATCATGGACTCGGTCCACGCCAGCCTCCGCCGCCTGGGCACCGACTACATCGACCTGTACCAGATCCACGGCTACGACAAGGTCACCCCCCTCGACGAGACGATGCGCGCCCTCGATGACCTCGTGCGCCAGGGCAAGGTGCGCTACCTCGGCGCCTCCAACCTCGCCGCCTGGCAGCTCATGAAGACCCTGGGCCTCAGCGAGCACCGCCACCTCTCGCGCTTCGAGTCCCTCCAGGCCTACTACTCCATCGCCGGCCGCGACCTGGAGCGCGAGCTGGTGCCCCTCATGCAGGACCAGCAGCTCGGCCTCATGGTGTGGAGCCCCCTGGCCGGCGGCTTCCTCAGCGGCAAGTACCGCCGCAACGCCCAGGGCCCCGAGGGTGCCCGCCGCGCCGTCTTCGACTTCCCGCCCGTGGACAAGGAGCGCGCCTACAACATCATCGACGTGATGGATGGCATCGCCAAGGCACACAACGTCTCCGTGGCGCGCGTCGCCCTGGCGTGGCTGCTCCACCAGCAGCATGTGACGACCCTCATCATCGGCGCCAAGACGTCCGAGCAGCTCGAGGACAACCTTGCCGCTCCCTCCCTGAAGCTCACCCCCGAGCAGCTCGCCGCGCTCAACACCGCCTCCACCCTGCCGCCCGAGTACCCAGGCTGGATGATCACCCGCCAGAACGAGGACCGCATCCCCAAGTCCACCTAG
- a CDS encoding DUF429 domain-containing protein, with translation MSDPFARRPRPVDVAVVDARGRVSFEERRWPKALDAEALVAAFPVEPLDVVVVDGPQALARPGASVREAERLLRAPGRTPDVLPVPGKPFCGFVRGSVLLFAALHRLGTLEMLDVDTTELGRARLFEAFPGATWRQWNVEKLGKKASPEGRATRRALLEAEGLCFPTGELPTHDQLDATLCAWLGWLTRAAPERVHAVGLPLRMDSEGWLREGRILDVS, from the coding sequence TTGAGCGATCCGTTCGCGCGCCGCCCGCGTCCCGTGGACGTGGCCGTGGTGGATGCTCGGGGACGGGTGAGCTTCGAGGAGCGGCGGTGGCCCAAGGCGCTCGACGCGGAAGCGCTGGTGGCCGCGTTTCCCGTGGAGCCGTTGGACGTGGTGGTGGTGGACGGGCCCCAGGCGCTCGCACGACCGGGGGCCTCGGTACGCGAGGCAGAGCGACTGCTGCGGGCTCCGGGGCGGACGCCAGATGTGCTCCCGGTGCCGGGCAAGCCCTTCTGCGGGTTCGTTCGCGGCAGCGTGCTGCTCTTCGCGGCGTTGCACCGACTTGGGACGCTGGAGATGCTGGACGTGGACACGACGGAGCTGGGACGGGCTCGACTGTTCGAGGCGTTCCCCGGGGCTACGTGGCGCCAGTGGAATGTGGAGAAGTTGGGGAAGAAGGCCTCACCCGAGGGAAGGGCGACGAGGCGTGCATTGCTCGAAGCCGAGGGGTTGTGCTTTCCGACGGGCGAGTTGCCGACGCACGATCAGCTCGACGCCACGTTGTGCGCATGGCTCGGATGGCTTACCCGCGCCGCGCCGGAACGTGTGCATGCAGTCGGCCTGCCGCTGAGAATGGACTCCGAAGGCTGGCTTCGCGAGGGGCGCATCCTGGACGTGTCCTAA
- a CDS encoding trypsin-like serine protease — MSETDAGAVLEEEQEYVRIPMEELPQVATVLIMNAHLLELAGEVDVSNRYLSAVRVHVDFSEEKDQACGGAVIGRRVVLTAGHCVCPQRQTPSEGSGTQRIIDVTGCAKTASVMTFFYEPGGRTRRSYSGVVHAHPDLRILLDDQGHVVSSQADLAVIFLDDPLEKGVKPIRVADQELELNESVTIVGTGYDEMARAYDFERRASRNTVIERLASGGGRMRIKQPEGHLYRGDSGGPCLREGAKDAVLVGVSSRNLGEGSALTSTYGYRDWIQDQLQRAKKQKASP; from the coding sequence GTGAGCGAGACGGATGCGGGTGCTGTCCTCGAAGAAGAGCAAGAGTACGTGCGCATTCCGATGGAAGAGTTGCCGCAGGTAGCGACGGTTCTAATCATGAATGCCCACTTGCTGGAGCTGGCTGGCGAGGTGGATGTCTCGAATCGCTACCTGTCCGCCGTTCGGGTCCACGTCGACTTCAGTGAAGAGAAGGACCAGGCCTGTGGAGGAGCCGTCATCGGCCGTCGCGTCGTCCTGACCGCGGGACATTGTGTATGCCCACAGCGGCAAACGCCCTCGGAAGGTAGCGGCACCCAGCGCATCATCGACGTTACTGGGTGCGCGAAGACCGCGAGCGTGATGACGTTTTTCTACGAGCCAGGAGGGCGAACGAGGAGAAGTTATTCCGGGGTGGTTCATGCTCACCCGGACCTACGGATTCTCTTGGATGATCAAGGTCATGTGGTCTCCAGCCAGGCTGATCTGGCAGTCATTTTCTTGGACGACCCCCTGGAGAAAGGGGTCAAGCCCATCCGTGTGGCGGACCAGGAACTCGAGCTCAACGAATCCGTGACCATTGTCGGCACGGGTTACGATGAGATGGCCCGTGCCTATGATTTCGAGCGGCGCGCCAGTCGCAACACGGTCATCGAGCGGTTGGCCTCTGGTGGTGGAAGGATGCGGATCAAGCAGCCCGAGGGTCATCTCTATCGGGGTGACAGTGGAGGGCCCTGTCTCCGCGAAGGTGCCAAAGATGCCGTCCTCGTAGGTGTCTCCAGCAGGAATCTGGGAGAAGGGTCGGCTCTGACGAGCACGTACGGGTACCGGGATTGGATACAGGACCAGCTCCAGCGCGCGAAGAAGCAGAAGGCCTCCCCATAG